A genomic window from Populus nigra chromosome 7, ddPopNigr1.1, whole genome shotgun sequence includes:
- the LOC133699052 gene encoding auxin-responsive protein SAUR23-like: MARHFHAVLAKQILCRSVWITNKSASRSSDVPKGFLAVYVGEMDKKRFVVPVSYLNEPSFQDLLSKAEEEFGFNHPMGGLTIPCREDTFIDILSSLSRS; encoded by the coding sequence ATGGCCAGACATTTTCATGCTGTTCTTGCCAAACAAATTCTATGCCGATCTGTGTGGATTACAAATAAATCAGCTTCAAGATCTTCAGATGTACCAAAAGGTTTCTTAGCTGTATACGTTGGCGAAATGGATAAGAAACGATTTGTAGTTCCAGTATCCTATCTGAATGAGCCTTCATTTCAAGATTTGCTAAGTAAAGCTGAAGAGGAGTTCGGTTTTAATCATCCAATGGGTGGTTTGACAATTCCCTGCAGAGAAGATACTTTCATTGACATTCTTTCTAGCTTGAGTAGATCATAA